The proteins below are encoded in one region of Streptomyces cyanogenus:
- a CDS encoding DUF5958 family protein has product MTDTSSDDGRALRRETERIVNEIAQGLRTLDAGAGWFSCLAPTGQREVLQEVAGYAMQAHITAADGRAGVARSGVKPTANPSVMICMDPPRYGFAGLPAAEYVKAFHVLVSAFAIADTRRREAYCRGACGHAWHNLPAATGQP; this is encoded by the coding sequence ATGACGGACACCAGCAGCGACGACGGCCGCGCCTTACGGCGCGAGACCGAGCGGATCGTCAACGAGATCGCCCAAGGACTCCGCACGTTGGACGCTGGTGCGGGCTGGTTCTCATGCCTCGCCCCGACAGGCCAGCGGGAAGTCCTGCAGGAGGTCGCCGGTTATGCGATGCAGGCGCACATCACAGCTGCGGACGGCCGTGCGGGGGTGGCGCGGTCCGGTGTGAAGCCGACGGCCAACCCCTCGGTCATGATCTGCATGGACCCACCCCGATACGGGTTCGCGGGCCTCCCCGCCGCCGAGTACGTCAAGGCATTCCACGTCCTCGTTTCCGCGTTCGCCATTGCCGACACTCGCCGCCGCGAGGCGTACTGCAGAGGCGCCTGCGGACATGCATGGCACAACCTGCCGGCTGCAACCGGGCAGCCGTAG
- a CDS encoding VOC family protein: MSVIKKFQVTFDCAEPERLARFWCEVLGYLIPPPPEGFTTWEDFNRTLPPEEQGSWFACSDPSGVGPRLYFQRVPEGKIVKNRVHLDVRVGTGLVGDERLATLEAECARLVALGATHVQTLYADGENESCIPMLDIEGNEFCID, translated from the coding sequence ATGTCAGTGATCAAGAAGTTCCAAGTCACCTTTGACTGCGCAGAACCCGAGCGCCTCGCTCGCTTCTGGTGTGAAGTGTTGGGGTACCTCATACCGCCGCCACCGGAGGGGTTCACCACCTGGGAGGATTTCAACCGCACCCTGCCTCCTGAGGAGCAGGGTTCATGGTTCGCCTGCAGTGATCCCTCAGGCGTGGGGCCGCGGCTGTACTTCCAGCGCGTCCCCGAAGGCAAGATCGTCAAGAATCGGGTGCATCTCGACGTCCGGGTCGGCACCGGTCTCGTGGGAGACGAGCGCCTGGCCACGCTTGAAGCCGAGTGCGCTCGACTGGTCGCGCTCGGTGCGACCCATGTGCAAACGCTGTATGCCGATGGGGAAAACGAGTCGTGCATCCCGATGCTGGACATCGAGGGCAACGAGTTCTGTATCGACTGA
- a CDS encoding DUF418 domain-containing protein gives MAAIPAGPADMSARPERDRSPASHGGSSTNRLIGIDLARGLAVFGMYSAHVGPDVTVGGPVGFLLETARGRSAALFALLAGFSLVIITGRPRPHTGRAGRQVRARVMIRAVVLLALGYALTALDTDVDVILSFYGLLFLAVLPLYRLRAATLALIAAAGALILPQVLFAIRVSIEGGTWADAVIAHDPLARISGTDGIIELLVTGEYPVLTWIPFLIAGMAVARLDLTRSGTRCRLAIVGGVLALLGYGSSWLALHLVPHALSAVASATDGGSASSAWWSDTVGRLEGRPPPAWLLVAVPHSQTSFSVVANTGVALVVISACLTVAERMPRLTRLATPVAAVGMTALTMYVLHVVALWFFGDVWYVAAVDEDTMAALPALLSFMAAAMVLAVVWTRRFRRGPLEQALHLATQPAWNIR, from the coding sequence ATGGCAGCAATTCCGGCCGGGCCGGCGGACATGTCAGCGCGGCCTGAGCGCGACCGCTCACCCGCCTCCCACGGCGGGTCCTCGACAAACCGGCTGATCGGCATCGACCTGGCTCGCGGACTGGCGGTCTTCGGCATGTACTCCGCCCATGTCGGGCCGGACGTGACGGTCGGCGGGCCGGTGGGATTCCTCCTCGAGACCGCCCGTGGCCGCTCCGCCGCGCTCTTCGCGCTGCTCGCCGGGTTCTCACTGGTCATCATCACGGGCCGCCCTCGCCCCCATACCGGACGGGCAGGCCGTCAGGTACGGGCCAGGGTCATGATTCGCGCCGTCGTCCTGCTGGCGCTCGGTTACGCGCTGACCGCGCTGGACACCGACGTCGACGTGATCCTCAGCTTCTACGGACTGCTCTTCTTGGCCGTCCTCCCCCTCTACCGCCTGCGAGCAGCAACGCTCGCTCTCATCGCTGCGGCCGGTGCGCTGATCCTGCCCCAGGTCCTGTTCGCGATCAGGGTCTCCATCGAGGGCGGCACCTGGGCAGACGCCGTCATCGCCCATGACCCCTTGGCCCGGATCAGCGGGACGGACGGCATCATCGAGCTCCTGGTCACGGGCGAATACCCGGTGCTCACCTGGATCCCCTTCCTCATCGCGGGCATGGCGGTGGCCCGGCTGGACCTGACCCGGTCAGGCACTCGATGTCGGCTCGCGATCGTCGGCGGGGTGCTGGCTCTGCTGGGCTACGGCAGTTCCTGGCTCGCTCTGCACCTGGTCCCGCACGCCCTTTCCGCCGTCGCGTCCGCCACGGACGGCGGCTCGGCCTCGTCGGCCTGGTGGTCCGACACCGTCGGCCGACTTGAGGGCCGTCCCCCGCCGGCGTGGTTGCTGGTGGCCGTTCCGCACAGCCAGACCTCCTTCTCCGTGGTCGCCAACACCGGTGTGGCCCTCGTGGTGATCTCCGCCTGTCTGACAGTCGCCGAACGGATGCCCCGCCTCACCCGGCTGGCCACACCTGTTGCCGCGGTCGGCATGACGGCACTGACCATGTACGTCCTGCACGTCGTCGCGCTGTGGTTCTTCGGCGATGTCTGGTACGTGGCCGCGGTCGATGAGGACACCATGGCCGCCCTGCCGGCGTTGCTGAGCTTCATGGCGGCCGCCATGGTTCTGGCGGTCGTGTGGACCCGGCGCTTCCGGCGCGGCCCGCTGGAGCAAGCACTCCACCTGGCCACCCAGCCGGCATGGAACATCAGATGA
- a CDS encoding DUF6153 family protein — translation MTSSIRIGSVMSSVRWMWMALALVAGVLGMHALSPMGMPAAGRHDMAMSVVAPGRQPASAHAAGADCQHLTDPGGGMGTDHSGGTCAAGGTAAGYVPPVLMPSLVAREPAATAGSVPAVGAVDGRAPPDLSQLQLLRI, via the coding sequence ATGACGTCCAGCATCCGTATCGGCTCTGTGATGAGTTCCGTGCGCTGGATGTGGATGGCTCTGGCACTGGTGGCCGGGGTGCTGGGGATGCATGCCCTGTCACCCATGGGTATGCCGGCTGCCGGCCGACACGACATGGCGATGTCGGTCGTGGCCCCAGGCCGGCAGCCCGCGTCCGCCCACGCTGCGGGGGCAGACTGCCAGCACCTGACGGACCCGGGCGGCGGCATGGGCACGGACCACTCCGGCGGGACCTGTGCAGCGGGCGGTACGGCCGCTGGTTACGTTCCGCCGGTCCTGATGCCGTCACTGGTCGCCCGCGAGCCCGCGGCGACCGCCGGCAGCGTTCCGGCCGTGGGGGCGGTGGACGGCCGGGCACCGCCGGACCTTTCCCAACTGCAGCTCCTGCGGATCTAG
- a CDS encoding DUF305 domain-containing protein: MASRRSLIRRTTALAATAIAAVVLAACGSSDSSSSSKQSGQGMGAMSSASAPATASAAQGSHNAQDVLFAQGMVPHHRQAVVMADLAPSRAKSQQVKDLAAKIKQAQDPEITTMSGWLKAWGEKAPDAGMAGMGHSAMPGMDHSSMPGMMSDDDMGKLKDLSGDAFDKAFVQMMISHHQGAIEMAKTEQAKGAYGPAKTMAKSIVTSQSAEITEMNKILGNH, translated from the coding sequence ATGGCATCTCGCCGTTCTCTCATCCGCCGGACCACCGCGCTGGCCGCGACCGCCATTGCTGCGGTGGTGCTGGCCGCCTGCGGCAGCAGCGACTCCTCCTCGTCCTCGAAGCAATCCGGACAAGGCATGGGGGCGATGTCCTCCGCCAGCGCGCCGGCTACCGCTTCGGCCGCGCAGGGCAGCCACAACGCGCAGGACGTGTTGTTCGCGCAGGGAATGGTCCCGCACCACCGGCAGGCCGTGGTCATGGCGGACCTGGCGCCGTCGCGAGCGAAGTCACAGCAGGTCAAGGACCTGGCTGCGAAGATCAAGCAGGCTCAGGATCCGGAGATCACCACCATGTCGGGCTGGCTGAAGGCCTGGGGCGAGAAGGCCCCGGACGCCGGCATGGCCGGCATGGGTCACTCAGCCATGCCGGGCATGGATCACTCGTCGATGCCCGGCATGATGTCGGACGACGACATGGGCAAGCTGAAGGACCTGTCCGGTGACGCCTTCGACAAGGCGTTCGTGCAGATGATGATCAGCCATCACCAGGGCGCCATCGAGATGGCGAAGACCGAGCAGGCCAAGGGCGCCTACGGACCCGCCAAGACGATGGCCAAGTCGATCGTCACCTCGCAGTCAGCCGAGATCACCGAGATGAACAAGATCCTCGGCAACCACTAG
- a CDS encoding VOC family protein, whose translation MSTIQPVILTADHHVLLGFYTKLFGAEEIFRVPEAGPVFYLGLRIGDTDLGLVAKTNPGTGAEPRILLSIAVDDVDETLGRVTALGGSVRGGPNDMPWGQRVAHIQDPDGNPVNLTQPIPAQ comes from the coding sequence ATGTCCACCATCCAGCCAGTGATCCTGACTGCCGACCACCACGTCCTGCTCGGCTTCTACACGAAATTGTTCGGCGCCGAGGAGATCTTCCGGGTGCCGGAGGCAGGCCCGGTCTTCTACCTCGGCTTGCGCATCGGCGACACCGACCTCGGGCTGGTGGCCAAGACCAACCCGGGGACCGGGGCGGAGCCGCGGATCCTGCTCAGCATCGCTGTCGACGACGTCGACGAGACACTCGGCCGGGTGACGGCGCTGGGCGGGTCGGTCCGCGGCGGCCCCAACGACATGCCGTGGGGACAGCGCGTCGCCCACATCCAGGATCCCGACGGCAACCCGGTGAACCTCACCCAGCCGATCCCGGCTCAGTGA
- a CDS encoding M4 family metallopeptidase has translation MSRPFLALSAMVAAGVITTGAMAVPAHSQPQAVQDGTSVRDTAISQAKANVTRHADTFGFGAGQTLKVKDVVIDADGTQHVRFERTYRGLPVVGGDFVVHQKADGSLKGSTRAKAHKVALKSVTPAVDAKGTAASALKRSRGLVRNAKSTPELIVWAADGTPRLAWRTTVQGLGDKGQPHGEVFVTDATTGAAIENYDAEHESTGTGHSEYTGDVSIDTTQQADGTFALIDPVRGHITKDAHNLSSSSLKSSSGTLFTDADNIWGDGKKFSTDRATAAVDAHANTAKTFDYYKATFGRNGIKNDGRGATVFVHVGTNWDNAQWSDSCFCMMTGDGNGTVDPEQVDLDTMGHEMTHGVTSATANLRYSGESGGLNEATSDILGTMVEWYANNPVDTPDYLFSDQSTPPWLRRFDKPSLDGRSADCWSKSVGRLDVHNSSGVGNHWFYLASEGSGAKTINGVSYNSPTCNGSTVTGIGNQKASAIWYRALTVYMTSTTDYKGARTATLNAAKDLYGAGSPEYATVAAAWSAVNVL, from the coding sequence ATGTCCCGTCCCTTTCTTGCCCTTTCCGCGATGGTCGCCGCCGGTGTCATCACCACGGGTGCGATGGCCGTACCCGCGCACTCGCAGCCCCAAGCGGTGCAGGACGGAACCTCCGTCCGCGACACGGCGATATCCCAGGCCAAGGCGAACGTGACCCGGCACGCCGACACCTTCGGGTTCGGCGCGGGCCAGACGCTCAAGGTGAAGGACGTCGTGATCGACGCAGACGGCACCCAGCACGTCCGCTTCGAGCGGACCTACCGCGGCCTCCCCGTCGTCGGCGGCGACTTCGTCGTCCACCAGAAGGCCGATGGCTCGCTCAAGGGATCCACCCGCGCCAAGGCCCACAAGGTGGCACTCAAGTCCGTCACTCCCGCCGTCGACGCCAAGGGCACCGCGGCAAGCGCTCTGAAGCGCTCGCGCGGGTTGGTGCGCAACGCCAAGTCCACGCCCGAGCTGATCGTGTGGGCCGCCGACGGCACCCCGCGCCTGGCCTGGCGGACCACCGTGCAGGGCCTGGGCGACAAGGGCCAGCCGCACGGCGAGGTCTTCGTCACCGACGCCACCACCGGCGCGGCGATCGAGAACTACGACGCCGAGCACGAGTCGACCGGCACCGGCCACTCCGAGTACACCGGTGACGTCAGCATCGACACCACCCAGCAGGCCGACGGCACCTTCGCCCTGATCGACCCGGTGCGCGGTCACATCACCAAGGACGCCCACAACCTCTCGTCCTCGTCCCTGAAGAGCTCCTCCGGCACCCTGTTCACCGACGCCGACAACATCTGGGGCGACGGCAAGAAGTTCTCCACCGACAGAGCCACCGCCGCCGTCGACGCGCACGCCAACACGGCGAAGACGTTCGACTACTACAAGGCGACCTTCGGCCGCAACGGCATCAAGAACGACGGTCGCGGCGCCACCGTCTTCGTCCACGTCGGCACCAACTGGGACAACGCCCAGTGGTCGGACTCCTGCTTCTGCATGATGACCGGTGACGGCAACGGCACCGTCGACCCCGAGCAGGTCGACCTCGACACCATGGGCCACGAGATGACCCACGGCGTCACCTCGGCCACCGCCAACCTGCGCTACAGCGGTGAGTCCGGCGGCCTGAACGAGGCCACCAGCGACATCCTCGGCACCATGGTCGAGTGGTACGCCAACAACCCGGTCGACACCCCCGACTACCTCTTCAGTGACCAGTCCACCCCGCCGTGGCTGCGCCGCTTCGACAAGCCGTCCCTGGACGGCCGCTCCGCCGACTGCTGGTCGAAGTCGGTCGGCCGCCTCGACGTGCACAACTCCTCGGGCGTCGGTAACCACTGGTTCTACCTCGCGAGCGAGGGCAGCGGCGCCAAAACCATCAACGGCGTCTCCTACAACAGCCCCACGTGCAACGGCTCCACCGTCACCGGCATCGGCAACCAGAAGGCATCCGCCATCTGGTACCGGGCGCTGACCGTCTACATGACCTCCACCACGGACTACAAGGGAGCCCGCACCGCGACTCTGAACGCGGCGAAGGACCTCTACGGCGCCGGCAGCCCCGAATACGCCACCGTGGCCGCGGCCTGGAGCGCGGTCAACGTCCTCTGA
- a CDS encoding LysR family transcriptional regulator, with translation MHLEFRHLRVLLTVAEAGSIRKAAARLQLSQPATSAQLKRIEHELGGPLFIRSADGVKPNENGQYVLRCARDLVAGFDRLREHARSAAEADSRAAAPLRAGGTAGPLVSLLVSALFELVPERRLTIDARRSVHTLVKSLSLAKCDIAVFGEFPGFPLPVGDSVATRTLLREPVFVLLSEDHPLARREMVGLHELADEDWVMPEADESGVHAYLHLTCQSAGFTPRITHVTPDLSVAQILVAGRRAVCGVWPTADVAAQGTVQRPLVDVPFHRRLLLAWNTASVPPELADAAGERLLAAYLSLVRQRPQYLAWWEGGGEKFALGEGSWPPESRAFAL, from the coding sequence ATGCACCTCGAGTTCCGGCACCTCCGTGTCCTGCTCACCGTCGCCGAGGCCGGCAGCATCCGCAAGGCAGCCGCGCGCTTGCAGCTCTCGCAGCCGGCCACCAGCGCTCAGCTGAAGCGGATCGAACACGAGCTGGGCGGCCCGCTCTTCATCCGCAGCGCCGACGGGGTGAAGCCGAACGAGAACGGCCAGTACGTCCTGCGCTGCGCCCGTGACCTCGTCGCCGGCTTCGACCGGCTGCGCGAGCACGCGCGGTCGGCGGCCGAGGCGGACAGCCGGGCCGCCGCCCCGCTGCGGGCGGGCGGAACCGCAGGCCCCTTGGTCTCCCTGCTGGTCTCCGCCCTCTTCGAACTCGTTCCGGAGCGCCGGCTCACCATAGATGCCCGCCGCTCGGTGCACACCCTGGTGAAATCGCTGAGTCTGGCGAAGTGCGACATCGCGGTGTTCGGCGAGTTCCCGGGCTTCCCGCTCCCGGTCGGCGACTCGGTGGCGACGCGCACGCTGCTCCGCGAGCCGGTCTTCGTCCTGCTCTCCGAGGACCACCCGCTGGCGCGCCGGGAGATGGTCGGTCTCCATGAACTGGCGGACGAGGACTGGGTGATGCCGGAGGCGGACGAGAGCGGTGTGCACGCCTACCTTCACCTCACCTGCCAGTCGGCAGGATTCACCCCGCGCATCACCCATGTGACGCCGGACCTGTCCGTGGCGCAGATCCTGGTCGCCGGCCGGCGTGCCGTCTGCGGCGTGTGGCCGACCGCCGATGTCGCCGCCCAGGGCACCGTGCAGCGGCCCCTCGTGGACGTCCCGTTCCACCGTCGGCTCCTGCTGGCCTGGAACACGGCATCGGTTCCGCCCGAGCTCGCCGACGCGGCGGGCGAGCGTCTGCTGGCCGCCTATCTGTCACTGGTGCGGCAGCGGCCGCAGTATCTGGCCTGGTGGGAGGGCGGGGGAGAGAAGTTCGCCCTCGGCGAGGGCAGCTGGCCCCCGGAGTCACGGGCCTTTGCCCTATAG
- a CDS encoding NAD-dependent epimerase/dehydratase family protein, with translation MTGEVIGDGFVARYVRRHLVPGGPVTVLAAGVSSTSATAPEQFAREAALVTETARRCRERNRLLVHLSSASCGLYGRRGEGREDARVTPPTPYGRHKLAMERVVSDSGAPWLTLRLSHLVGPGQNPAQLIPSLAAQIRSGTVVVHRGARRDLLDVRHFVTVLDRLLALGVRGQIVNVASGFSFSAEEIVTALELGLGQRAHRILRDVPAESLRISNRRMRAFVPETEHFGFGAGYLDRLVARYVPHLAAAERTGA, from the coding sequence ATGACCGGCGAGGTGATCGGCGACGGGTTCGTCGCCCGGTACGTCCGGCGGCACCTGGTGCCGGGCGGGCCGGTGACCGTGCTGGCCGCGGGAGTGTCGAGCACGTCGGCGACCGCGCCGGAGCAGTTCGCCCGCGAAGCGGCGCTGGTGACCGAGACGGCGCGCCGCTGCCGCGAGCGGAACCGCCTGCTGGTCCATCTGTCCTCGGCGTCCTGCGGCCTCTACGGAAGGCGGGGCGAGGGCCGCGAGGACGCGCGGGTCACTCCCCCGACCCCCTACGGCCGGCACAAGCTCGCCATGGAACGGGTCGTTTCCGACTCCGGCGCCCCCTGGCTCACGCTGCGGCTCAGCCATCTGGTCGGTCCGGGCCAGAACCCGGCACAACTCATACCGTCACTGGCTGCCCAGATCCGCTCGGGCACGGTCGTCGTCCACCGCGGGGCCCGGCGGGACCTGTTGGACGTCCGGCATTTCGTCACGGTGCTGGACCGGCTGCTCGCTCTCGGGGTGCGCGGCCAGATCGTCAACGTCGCCTCCGGGTTCTCCTTCTCGGCCGAGGAGATCGTCACGGCCCTCGAACTGGGGCTCGGCCAGCGGGCGCACCGGATCCTTCGAGACGTGCCGGCCGAGTCCCTGCGGATCTCCAACCGGCGGATGCGGGCCTTCGTCCCCGAGACCGAGCACTTCGGCTTCGGTGCCGGCTACCTCGACCGTCTCGTGGCCCGCTACGTGCCACACCTCGCGGCGGCCGAGCGAACCGGGGCCTGA
- a CDS encoding macrolide family glycosyltransferase yields the protein MPGPAEAGAGRHVAVFTAAAYSHISPLLGTVRELVRRGVRVSYATTQQFAPLVEATGATAVVFRSSLPSDPGAWPTDTRRLPLLYLDDARAMLPQLDASFAGDRPDLVLTEDPAGAGSVLAAKWRVPSVQVWTYLAAARHWSLIEPGTAGANPMAAEFLSQLGSFLAQEGVTTAARDHLTSGLAGGLVLVPRSFQPDGDTFGEEYTFAGPAPAPEPDPAQWTPPDGGDPVVLVSLGSIDHDHPEFFGTVAEAFDGLAWHVVMAIGDRCEPSDLPPLPPNVEAHRWVPNTAVLRHASLVIHHGGMATTMEALHHGVPSLVVPRLPEQAGNARRVRELGLGTAIPFRSVTAAALRRTALGLHTHAGVRRRVNLMREEIRRSGGAVTAADAVLRRLASG from the coding sequence GTGCCGGGCCCCGCTGAGGCCGGGGCCGGCCGTCATGTGGCGGTCTTCACGGCCGCCGCGTACAGCCACATCAGCCCGCTGCTGGGCACCGTGAGGGAACTGGTGCGGCGTGGGGTGAGGGTCAGTTACGCCACGACGCAGCAGTTCGCGCCGCTGGTGGAGGCCACGGGGGCAACGGCCGTGGTGTTCCGTTCCTCGCTGCCCTCGGACCCGGGCGCCTGGCCCACCGACACCCGGCGACTGCCGCTGCTCTATCTCGACGACGCCCGCGCCATGCTGCCGCAGCTGGACGCCTCCTTCGCCGGGGACCGGCCCGACCTCGTCCTCACGGAGGATCCGGCCGGGGCGGGAAGCGTCCTCGCGGCGAAGTGGCGTGTCCCGTCCGTCCAGGTCTGGACGTATCTGGCGGCCGCCCGACACTGGTCGCTGATCGAACCGGGCACGGCCGGCGCCAACCCGATGGCCGCGGAGTTCCTGTCCCAGCTCGGCTCGTTCCTTGCCCAGGAGGGCGTAACGACCGCGGCCCGGGACCATCTGACGTCGGGTCTGGCGGGCGGGCTGGTCCTCGTCCCGCGCTCGTTCCAGCCGGATGGCGACACTTTCGGCGAGGAGTACACCTTCGCCGGGCCCGCTCCCGCGCCCGAGCCGGACCCGGCGCAGTGGACGCCGCCCGACGGCGGCGATCCCGTCGTCCTGGTCTCCCTGGGGTCCATCGACCACGACCACCCGGAGTTCTTCGGCACGGTCGCCGAGGCGTTCGACGGTCTCGCCTGGCATGTGGTGATGGCGATCGGTGACCGGTGCGAGCCCTCCGACCTGCCCCCGCTGCCTCCCAATGTCGAGGCGCACCGCTGGGTGCCGAACACGGCCGTGCTGAGGCATGCCTCACTCGTGATCCATCACGGCGGGATGGCCACCACGATGGAGGCCCTCCACCACGGCGTGCCCTCCCTCGTCGTCCCCCGGCTGCCGGAGCAGGCGGGCAACGCCAGGCGGGTCCGGGAGCTGGGGCTCGGCACGGCGATCCCCTTCCGTTCCGTGACCGCCGCCGCCCTGCGACGCACCGCGCTCGGCCTGCACACCCACGCCGGTGTACGCCGACGGGTGAACCTGATGCGGGAGGAGATCCGGCGCTCGGGAGGAGCCGTGACCGCGGCCGACGCCGTGCTACGCCGGCTCGCCTCCGGATGA
- a CDS encoding flavoprotein has product MTSEENWGLPPIPIPPLGAKRLLLVGTGSSNAAFLPLWINWFQVSYPKVEMRIVLTRSAQRFVTREGLSVLTNRLVFEDSWSEEPQARKLHVELASWPDAIAVYPAGLHFIARLAQGLADTPVTMALQCTDAPIALAAALPPGGWESAAMNDHRTRLAQRTNVVLQPPVVGLSMTTGRHDGNQPDTLPNLLKSLEDLRTRRAAERPADGVVNGAGPR; this is encoded by the coding sequence ATGACGAGTGAAGAGAACTGGGGCCTGCCGCCCATCCCGATCCCTCCCCTCGGGGCGAAACGCCTGCTCCTGGTCGGCACCGGATCGTCCAACGCTGCTTTCCTTCCCCTCTGGATCAACTGGTTCCAGGTCAGTTATCCGAAGGTTGAGATGCGCATCGTTCTCACTCGCTCCGCTCAGCGATTCGTGACCAGAGAAGGCCTTTCCGTCCTCACCAACCGACTTGTTTTCGAGGACTCCTGGTCCGAGGAACCACAAGCGCGAAAACTCCATGTGGAACTGGCGAGCTGGCCGGATGCGATAGCCGTCTACCCGGCGGGCCTGCACTTCATCGCGCGACTCGCCCAAGGCCTCGCGGACACCCCCGTGACGATGGCACTCCAGTGCACCGACGCCCCGATCGCGCTCGCCGCGGCGCTGCCGCCGGGCGGCTGGGAGAGCGCCGCCATGAACGATCACCGGACCCGGCTCGCGCAGCGCACCAACGTCGTCCTGCAGCCGCCGGTCGTGGGGCTGAGCATGACGACGGGGCGCCACGACGGCAACCAGCCGGACACGCTTCCCAACCTCCTCAAGAGTCTGGAGGACCTGCGCACACGGCGGGCCGCCGAACGCCCGGCTGACGGAGTGGTGAACGGTGCCGGGCCCCGCTGA
- a CDS encoding macrolide family glycosyltransferase, whose product MSHIAFFNIPGAGHVNPTAGIVAELVARGHRVSYAVTAHQGAEIEEAGATLVPYETTMRQTRNAMNDLESVDRFTTGDFVQVLRGLVTETEALYPQLDRAFAGDRPDVLVHDGLSGWTGRLLAHSWGIPAVRSIPTMAANEHWSLGTDGEYADFEPDHPGLNAVYGEIAAMLAGLGVGLTAEEFFGGSESGPALVCIPREFQFRGETFGEDFHFVGPCWSERRFDGEWSRPGDGSGERPLVLVSLGTIHNDDVGFFQACVDAFAGLPWDVVMAVGDRVDPGVLSGVPAHVQVRAHVPQLRVLREADLFVTHAGMGSVMESLSFGVPMVAIPQMSEQRANADRLVGLGLGVMLHRRQVTAASLREAARAVLADSSYGDRVRDMRGHVRRAGGAPAAADVIESLLVTAGVER is encoded by the coding sequence ATGTCCCATATCGCGTTCTTCAACATTCCTGGAGCCGGTCACGTCAATCCGACGGCAGGGATCGTCGCGGAACTCGTGGCGCGCGGCCATCGCGTCAGCTACGCGGTGACAGCGCACCAGGGCGCGGAGATCGAGGAGGCCGGCGCCACGCTGGTGCCGTACGAGACCACGATGCGGCAGACCCGCAACGCGATGAACGACCTGGAGAGCGTCGACCGCTTCACCACGGGCGACTTCGTGCAGGTGCTGCGGGGCCTGGTGACGGAGACCGAGGCGCTGTACCCGCAGCTCGACCGGGCGTTCGCCGGTGACCGTCCGGATGTTCTCGTCCACGACGGGCTGTCCGGCTGGACCGGCAGGCTGCTCGCGCACAGCTGGGGCATACCGGCCGTGCGCAGCATCCCCACCATGGCCGCGAACGAGCACTGGTCGCTCGGCACGGACGGGGAGTACGCCGATTTCGAGCCGGACCACCCGGGACTGAACGCCGTGTACGGGGAGATCGCCGCCATGCTGGCCGGACTCGGAGTGGGTCTCACCGCCGAGGAGTTCTTCGGGGGCAGTGAGTCGGGTCCCGCGTTGGTGTGTATTCCGCGGGAGTTCCAGTTTCGGGGTGAGACGTTCGGTGAGGACTTCCACTTCGTGGGGCCGTGCTGGTCGGAGCGTCGGTTTGACGGCGAGTGGAGCCGGCCGGGGGATGGTTCGGGTGAGCGGCCGTTGGTGCTGGTGTCGTTGGGGACGATCCACAACGACGATGTGGGGTTCTTCCAGGCGTGTGTGGATGCCTTCGCCGGTCTTCCGTGGGATGTGGTGATGGCGGTGGGGGACCGGGTGGATCCGGGTGTGTTGTCGGGGGTTCCGGCGCATGTGCAGGTGCGTGCGCATGTGCCGCAGTTGCGGGTGCTGCGGGAGGCGGACCTGTTCGTGACGCATGCGGGGATGGGCAGTGTGATGGAGTCGTTGTCGTTCGGGGTGCCGATGGTGGCGATTCCGCAGATGAGTGAGCAGCGTGCCAATGCTGACCGGTTGGTGGGGTTGGGGCTGGGGGTGATGCTTCACCGTAGGCAGGTCACGGCCGCATCGTTGCGGGAGGCGGCCCGTGCGGTGCTGGCGGACTCCTCCTACGGCGACCGCGTCCGGGACATGCGCGGTCATGTCCGGCGTGCGGGCGGTGCACCCGCCGCGGCCGACGTCATCGAATCCCTGCTGGTGACGGCGGGGGTGGAGCGGTGA